A single region of the Acidobacteriota bacterium genome encodes:
- a CDS encoding sigma-70 family RNA polymerase sigma factor, with protein MQLTDAQRELVEQNLKLATLIARDHHRRLPANVERDDINQAARMGLIEAALRFDAARGATFETFARWRINGAIRDYLRGLDFVSREARAKINAGEASERVELRVDDLYLEPRAVQRTPEEASMAAQFASQLRNLVEGLSGRQRTIVRQYYYHDQAMAAIGGDLGVGEARISQVHKRAIETLRAEPAFVAGKAVFRFAMNSGLLGLVVLAFALAPAADAQTSAAIASKACRGNTVQVSVSVPLSAGAITVPVPVCAELGPGLTLNTSVTPPRLEAITAPVVQPRAVIQKFTIPAAVPATTPSVSLTLSHTPTASAAILVSFRSSRATGDVVDFLAPGGGANPKVLDVTLPSYRPFTPDDVLTVLYWTTDTP; from the coding sequence ATGCAATTGACCGACGCCCAGCGCGAATTGGTCGAGCAGAATTTGAAGCTCGCGACACTGATCGCACGCGATCACCACCGCAGGCTTCCCGCGAACGTGGAACGCGATGATATTAACCAGGCGGCACGCATGGGCTTGATCGAGGCCGCGCTGCGGTTCGATGCGGCGCGAGGCGCGACGTTTGAAACGTTCGCACGCTGGCGGATTAACGGTGCCATCCGCGATTACCTGCGCGGCTTGGACTTCGTCTCGAGAGAGGCGCGCGCAAAGATCAACGCGGGCGAGGCGAGTGAACGCGTGGAGCTGCGAGTCGACGATTTGTACCTGGAGCCGCGCGCCGTGCAGCGCACGCCCGAGGAGGCGAGCATGGCCGCGCAGTTCGCGTCGCAACTGCGCAACCTGGTCGAGGGGCTGAGTGGGCGGCAACGCACTATCGTGCGGCAGTACTACTATCACGACCAGGCGATGGCGGCGATCGGCGGGGACCTCGGCGTGGGGGAAGCGCGGATCAGCCAAGTACACAAACGAGCAATCGAGACACTACGCGCCGAGCCCGCGTTCGTGGCGGGCAAGGCGGTATTCCGCTTTGCAATGAACAGCGGCCTGCTGGGCCTGGTTGTGCTCGCGTTCGCCCTCGCGCCGGCAGCCGACGCGCAAACCTCGGCCGCGATCGCTTCGAAGGCCTGCCGCGGCAATACCGTGCAGGTTTCCGTCTCCGTGCCACTCAGCGCCGGCGCAATTACGGTGCCGGTACCGGTGTGCGCGGAACTTGGGCCTGGCCTGACGCTAAATACCAGCGTCACGCCTCCGCGCCTCGAGGCGATCACAGCGCCCGTAGTTCAACCCCGCGCAGTGATCCAGAAGTTTACGATACCGGCAGCCGTGCCGGCGACCACGCCTTCAGTGAGCCTCACTCTATCCCACACTCCCACAGCGAGTGCGGCCATCCTCGTGTCGTTTCGATCTTCGCGCGCGACCGGCGACGTAGTAGACTTCCTGGCTCCCGGAGGTGGCGCGAATCCCAAGGTGCTCGACGTCACTTTACCGTCCTATCGACCCTTCACGCCGGATGACGTGCTGACTGTCCTTTACTGGACCACGGATACTCCCTAA